In Emys orbicularis isolate rEmyOrb1 chromosome 12, rEmyOrb1.hap1, whole genome shotgun sequence, one genomic interval encodes:
- the LOC135886194 gene encoding olfactory receptor 11A1-like codes for MTNPEEGNQTVTEFILLGFGTLPELQILLFLLFLLIYTATVAGNILIIVLVESDQHLHTPMYFFLGNLSCLETCYTSAILPSMLASLLTEDTTISFTGCLTQYYFFCSLVATECLLLSVMSYDRYLAICNPMHYTARMSGRLYLQLAGGSWTGGFLCGGVITLSISQLTFCGPNGIDHFFCDLIPLINLSCSDPQMMEMLIFTLSLIFSVVPFLLTLMSYICIISTILRIPSTTGRQKAFSTCSSHLIVVTIYYGALLIVYMFPTTDILRDFKKVLSVVYAVLTPLVNPLIYSLRNKEVKEALRKACRKFVFGQH; via the coding sequence ATGACGAACCCAGAAGAGGGAAATCAAACTgtcacagaattcatcctcctgggattcgggACTCTTCCTGAACTGCAAATCCTGCTTTTCCTGCTCTTTCTCTTGATCTACACTGCGACTGTGGCTGGGAACATCCTCATCATTGTGTTAGTTGAgtctgatcagcaccttcacacccccatgtacttcttcctggggaacttgtcctgcttggagacctgctacacctccgccATCCTGCCCAGCATGCTGGCTAGTCTCCTCACTGAGGACACAACTATTTCATTTACTGGATGTCTCacacaatattatttcttttgttctctGGTTGCTACAGAATGCCTTCTCTTATCggtgatgtcttatgatcggtatttagcgatatgtaATCCAATGCACTATACAGCCCGTATGAGTGGTAGGTTATACCTCCAGCTTGCAGGTGGCTCTTGGACAGGTGGCTTCCTATGTGGTGGAGTAATAACATTGTCAATATCACAGTTAACGTTCTGTGGTCCCAATGGTATTGATCATTTCTTTTGTGATCTTATCCCCCTGATAAATCTCTCCTGTAGTGACCCTCAGATGATGGAAATGTTGATTTTCACACTCAGCTTGATTTTCTCAGTGGTCCCATTCCTGCTTACCTTGATGTCCTATATCTGCATCATttccaccatcctgagaatcccgtccaccactgggaggcaaaaggccttttccacctgctcctcccaccttaTTGTGGTGACCATTTATTATGGAGCGTTGCTAATAGTCTATATGTTCCCAACCACTGACATTCTCAGAGACTTCAAGAAAGTTCTCTCTGTCGTCTATGCtgtcctgactcccctggtcaATCCCCTCATTTACAGTTTGAGAAACAAAGAGGTGAAGGAAGCCCTGAGGAAAGCTTGCAGGAAATTTGTGTTTGGACAACACTAA